The DNA window GGCACATAGTGCCACTCCAGACGCCGCTGATCAGCTTGACCAAATAGTCTTTCTTCTGCTGCTCAGTACCGCTGGTTTCAAGAGTTGCAACCGCGCCTTCACTGAGACCCGGATACATGGCCCAAGCCCAGTTGGCAGTGGTCATCATTTCATTGATGGCGATACCAATAGACGACGGCAAGCCCTGGCCACCCATTTCGGTGCTGCCAGTCAAAGTGGTCCAACCGGCTTCAATAAACTTCTGATAGGCCTCTTTAAAGCCTGCAGGTGTAGTAACTACACCATCATCCCAAGTACAGCCAACGTCGCCGCTCTGATAGATCGGCGCCAATTCGTTTTCACAGAACTTGGCTGCTTCGGTAAAGATCGCCTCAACCATATCAGTGGTGGCTTCGCCTCCGCCCTGCACGTCTTTGTATTTGCTCTGCATATCGAGCACATCATTGAACAGAAACAGGTAATCATTTACCGGGACTTTATAATCAGGCATTACTACTCTCCTATGAGATTTGGCCTAGCAAGTGGAGAACTCCACTTTTTTTATTGGTTAATGAGAAGCTCTCACCCTGTTGGTTTACGGCGCTATTAAAGACTACCTCAGAGGGTAAAAACAATGGCCGGTGAAATGCCACATCAACGCTGTAGCCAGAATTCGGCAGCTTGCCTTCAAGTGCGGCCAAACAGCGCGCTTTCGACCACATGCCGTGGGCAATCGCCTGTTTAAAACCAAATAATTTAGCGGTGATATCAGAAAGATGAATGGGATTGTAATCAGCCGAAACTTTCGCGTAGCGGCGACCAACATCTGCTTCAACGATCCAGTCTTGGGCATTTCCCTGTGGCGACACCTCTTGTTTTCGCACTGCAGCTATACCTGTTTTACAGCGATTCAAGTAAGTTGAAGTGCTAGACCACACCAGCTGATTGTCCACCGAAGCAGTCACATCTATATCCCACTCAACACCGCGGCTGGTCAGTT is part of the SAR92 clade bacterium H455 genome and encodes:
- a CDS encoding MaoC/PaaZ C-terminal domain-containing protein; this encodes MNSPNPQSNNSHSDPTDVGLPPIVLDHLPNMPSLLGRAAFKSGYYQLGDVLPALSTEINHLRIREHDLQAYRVLCGFTDNSVLPATYLHMLSFPLSLNLLIQQDFPMKAMGQVHLRNQISVLEEFDLRASISMKATIGSSELTSRGVEWDIDVTASVDNQLVWSSTSTYLNRCKTGIAAVRKQEVSPQGNAQDWIVEADVGRRYAKVSADYNPIHLSDITAKLFGFKQAIAHGMWSKARCLAALEGKLPNSGYSVDVAFHRPLFLPSEVVFNSAVNQQGESFSLTNKKSGVLHLLGQIS